Below is a window of Phycisphaerae bacterium DNA.
GAGGTTGAAATGTGTTTAGGCGTACCTGGAAAGATCGTTGAAATTTACGAAAAGAATGGCTTGAAGATGGCAAAGGTGGATTTCGGCGGCATCTTCCGTGAAGCCTGCCTCGATTATGTGCCGGAGGCGCAGGTGGGGGAGTATTGCGTCATTCACGTGGGGTTCGCGATCAGCCTGTTGAGCGAGACCGAGGCGATGGAGACGCTCGACCTGTTGAGACAGATCGGCAGCATCGAAGAAGAGTTGGGACCCGGGAC
It encodes the following:
- a CDS encoding HypC/HybG/HupF family hydrogenase formation chaperone, translated to MCLGVPGKIVEIYEKNGLKMAKVDFGGIFREACLDYVPEAQVGEYCVIHVGFAISLLSETEAMETLDLLRQIGSIEEELGPGTAA